The Deltaproteobacteria bacterium sequence GGCGTCGAGCCGTTCCTCGTCGCCGTAGATCTCCCTCACCTTCTCGAAACTCATCTGCGCGGCTTCGGCCATCGCTTTCATTTCCGCTTCGATGTCGGAATACGGGACGTCGATGCTTTCCTGCCTAGCGACGGCTTCGAGAAGCAGGGAAACCCGGACGATCCGCTCGGCCCCGGGCGCGAACCTCTCTCTCATCTTATCGAAATCCATGTTCACTTTCTTTAGGTCGATCCCCTGGGAAGCCATCCGTTTCGCAGTGTCCTCGATCATGAGCACGATTTGACGGTCGACCAGCGAATGGGGAACGTCGAACGTGTTTTTCTCTAGCAATCCGTTGCGGATATGCTCCTCGGCGTTGCGGCGTGACCGTTCATCTCCCTCTGCCCGAAGCCGTTCCGCCATCCTGGAACGAAGGTCGTTCAAATCCTTTACATCAGTGAAATTCTTTGCGAATTCCTCATCAAACTCCGGCAGCTTCTTTTCCCTGATCGCGTTCACCGTAACGTCGAAGGTAACCTTCTTGCCGGCATACTTCTTGTTGGGCGCTTCTTCGGGATACTCGACCTCGATCGTCTTTCGATCGCCCGCTTTCGCTCCCGCAAGCGCATCCTCGAAATTCTTGCCGAACGGCATTCCACCTCCAAGGATAAGGCTGGAAGATTCGCCGCTGTCGATCGCATCACCGCCCGCCGACGAGGAAATATTCACCTCGAGAAGGTCCCCTTCCGCCGCCCCGCGTTCTTCCACTGTATGGTAACTCGCGAACGATTCACGCAGGCCGGAAAGCGCCGCGTCTACCTTTGCATCCGTTATCTCGACCTTTTCCTTCGTCACCGGCAATCCTTTATAGTCCGCCGCGGCGACCTCCGGCATCACCTCGAAGGTCACGGTAAACGCGAACTCCTCGCCTTCCTTGAGCTTTCCGCCGTCGAAATCGGGAGTGGAAAGCACCCGCAGATCGTTCTCCTTCACTGCCTCGTGGATCGAATCCTTGATAAGCCGTTCGGCGACCTCGCCTTCGACGTGCTCCTTGAAGAGCCGTTTCACCATGGACATCGGGGCCTTCCCCTTGCGGAATCCCCGGACCGGGACGGCTTTGCGGACCTCCGCGTACCCTTCCTCCATTTTGCGGCCGACCTCGTCCGCCGGGATCACCACACGGACACGCTTCTCCACTCCGCTGACCGTTTCGACGCTCGTCTTCATCTTTTCATCCGTTTCCTTTTCGTTAGATAACGTCGGATCGAACGTTGGTGCGAGAGGAGGGATTTGAACCCTCACGGTTGCCCACCGGATCCTAAGTCCGGCGCGTCTGCCATTCCGCCACTCTCGCCCGAAAACACTCTCCCGCCAGCGGAAATGTACAGTATATCCGGTAAGTTCCTCAAGGCAAGGAGAAAAATCCCGATTAAAAGACAAAAACAGGGACGTTCTTAAAAACTCCGATTCAAGGGAGCCGCAGGATCCGGCGCGCGTTCGAAAGGAAGATCTTCTCGATAACGGATGAGGGATATTTCTCGGCATCCCAGTCACGGAACAGCCGTTCATGAGTGAGCACGGGGTAATCGGAGCCGAACATGATTTTGTCCTGAAGCCGGCCCGAAATCTCTTTTTTAAGCTCCGGGGTGAAATATTTCGGGGACCACCCCGAGGTTTCCATGTAAACGTTCGCCTTGTGCAGCAGGATCGCGATCATTTCGCTTTGCCAGGGCCACGAGGGATGGCAGGCGATTACGGTCAGGCCGGGAAAATCCGCGGCCACGTCGTCAAGATGGATCGGTTGGGTGTATTTGAGCTTCAGGCCCATCCCGCCCGGAGTGCCTGCCCCCAGCCCTGTCGTGCCCGTGTGAAACTGGACGGGGACGGACAACTCGACGCACTTCTCGTAGAGCGGGTAGAACCTGCGGTCGTTGGGAAAGAACGCCTGCGCCACTCCCTGGAACTTCACGCCTACCATATTCAGGTCCCTGACCGCTCTCGTAAGCTCCCGCACCGCATCTTCCCCCTTCCAGGGGTCCACGGATGCCCATGCACCGACGATCGCATCGGGAAACCGGTCCCGGAGCGACGCCGTGTAATCGTTGGTGGTCACCGGAAGCTTCGTGCTTGTTTCGGCGTCCCATGCGATGACCATCGCGCCGACGTCCGCACGCCTGAATTCATCCGCCATCTCCTCGTCCTTGCGAACCCGGAACGGCGTCTTGTAGTACGCCTCGAGGGCCTCGAAGTACGGACGCATCGAGTCGTACCATGGCTGCGTGCTCGGATGTGCGTGGATGTCGATCGCTTTCAAGGGGCTATCGGAGGCTCAGGCCGTCCTCGAACTCCTCGTTGGATTTATCGAACTGCATGCCGAAGATGTACGCTCCTCCCGGCTCCTCCGACCCGCGGAACCAGACGACCTTTCCCGAAACCCTCACCGGCGGGTCCCCTTCGACGAATACCGTCGCGTCTATCCGGTTGCGCGTCGTCATAAGGGTGTCGTACATGACGTGGATGCCGTCCGGGGCGATCTTCGGCGTCAAGACCGACATGCCGAGCGGCGACAGATCCCGGACGGTACCGGTTACGGGCGACGATACCCTGGAAGGCTCCTTCCCGCTCTGTACCGTGAATATAACAGTGGCCATCCGCTTGCGCCTCTCCTTTCGCCTTCGTTCCCTGGAAAAGAATCCCTTCGTCATCCTCCGGCGCCCCCGTGCCTTACCGCTTCCGGACGTCTTCCCCGGTCATCTCCGGGGGAGGGGTGATGTCCATCAGCCGGAGAATCGTGGGGGCCAGGTCCTCAAGAGCCCTGTCCTCCTTGAGCAAGGTGTCCTTTCCCGAGGGATCCGCGTAGATAAGCGGCACAGGGTTCGTCGTGTGCGCAGTGTGCGGCTCGCCGGTTTCCGGGTCGACCATCAGCTCGGCGTTCCCGTGGTCGGATGTGATGAGGGCGACGCCCCCGCGCTCCCATATCTTCTCGACGACGCGGCGCAGGTTCATGTCCACGGCTTCGACCGCCTTGATCGCGGCGGAAAGGATTCCCGTGTGACCCACCATGTCGCCGTTGGCGAAGTTCAGGATCATCGAATCGTGGTTCCCCGATGCGATCTCCGCCTCCGCCCGCGCGCCCACTTCGTGTGAGCTCATCTCCGGCTGAAGGTCGTAGGTGGAGACCGAGGGAGACGGAATGAGAACCCGCGTTTCGCCCGGGAACACCTTCTCCTCCCCGCCGTTGAAGAAGTATGTCACGTGCGCGTACTTTTCCGTCTCGGAGATGCGCAAATTCCTTACGCCGTTGGCGGCGAACACCGAGGCCAGGATGTTTTCGAGCGTCTGGGGCGCGAACGCCGTCGGGAAGCCGAACGTCTCGTCGTAAACGGTCATGCTCGCGTAGGAAAGGCCCAGGCGTTCCGGCCGCGGGAACCGGTCGAACGAATCCATCATGAGCGCGCGGGTCAGTTCCCTTGTGCGGTCGGCGCGGAAGTTGAAAAAGATTACGGAGTCGCCGGGCGATATCCGCCCAAAGGGACGGCCGTCCCGCACGATCACGGCCGGCTCCATGAACTCGTCGGTCTTGCCGGCCGCATAGGAACCGGATACGGCGGCGACGGGGTCCGCCATATCCTTGCCCTCCCCGCGCACCATGGCCTTGAAGGCGCGTTCCACGCGGTCCCAACGGTTGTCCCGATCCATGGCGTAATACCTGCCGCCGACCGTCGCAACCTCGCCGGCGCCGATTTCCTTCATCGTTCCGATGAGGTTTTGCAGGTGATGGATGCCGCTGGTCGGGGGGGTGTCCCTCCCGTCCAGGATCGCGTGGACGTACACGCGTGGAAGACCTCGCTTCTTCGCCATTTCGAGGAGCGCGTACAAGTGCGTGTGAAGCGAATGGACGCCGCCGTCGGAAAGCAGCCCGACAAGGTGCAGGGCCTTGCCATTCTCCCTGGCAGAGTCCATCGCCCGGCAGAAAGCCTGGGCGCGGAAAAATTCCCCCGTACGGATGGATTTCGTTATGCGGACGATGTCCTGGTAGACCACACGGCCGGCGCCGATGTTCAGGTGCCCGACCTCGGAGTTGCCCATCTGCCCGGCAGGCAGCCCGACGCGTTCCCCCGACGCCTCGATGAGCGTGTGGGGAAAATCGGACCACAACCGGTCGTAGAACGGGGTGTCGGCCAAGGCGATCGCGTTGGCCTCGGTTTCCTCGCGATAGCCCCAGCCGTCAAGAACGATCAGTGCGACGAACCTGCGTTTCGCCATGTCAAATATTATAGAACACTCCTCTTCCCTCGAACCGCGCAGCCGGGCCGAGCTCTTCCTCGATCCGGAGAAGCTGGTTGTATTTCGCCATCCGGTCGGTGCGGGATGCCGATCCTGTCTTTATCTGTCCGGTGTTCAGGCCCACAACGAGATCGGCGATGGTGCTGTCCTCGGTCTCGCCCGAGCGGTGGGAGACGACGGCGGTCCAGCCGGCGCGCTTGGCCATTTCCACGGCATCGATCGTCTCGGTCACCGTTCCGATCTGGTTCAGCTTGATAAGGACGGAGTTCGACGCCTTTTCGTCGATCCCCTTCCGCAGGATCTTCGGGTTCGTCACGAAGATGTCGTCGCCGACGATCTGGACTTTCGTCCCCATCTCCTTAGTGAAGAGCTTCCAGCCGTTCCAGTCGTCCTCGGAGAACCCGTCCTCGATGGAGAGGATCGGATACTGACGGCAGAGGTCCTGGTAGAAGCGGACCATGCCCTCCGCGTCCTTCGTCGATCCGTCCGACTTCCTGAACGTGTATTTCCCTTTCTCGCCGAACTCGGAGGCGGCGGAGTCGAGCGCAATACCGATTTCCTTGCCCGGCTTGTATCCGGCCTTCACGATCGCTTCCAGGATCACCTCGATCGCCTCGGCGTTCGACTTGAGGAGCGGCGCAAACCCGCCTTCGTCTCCCACGTTCGTGTTCAGGCCCTTGCCCTTGAGCACTTTCTTGAGATTATGGAAAGTCTCCGCGCCCATCCGCAGCGCTTCGGCGAACGAGGACGCTCCCACCGGCATGACCATGAACTCCTGGATGTCCAGGTTGTTGTCAGCGTGAGAACCGCCGTTGAGGATGTTCATGTGCGGCACCGGAAGGGTCCGTCCGCCGATGCCGCCGATGTACTGGTACAGCGGCAGCCCGCTGGCTTCCGCAGCCGCGCGGGCGGCGGCCATCGAAACGGAAAGGATGGCGTTGGCGCCCAGTTTCCCCTTGTTAGGGGTGCCGTCCAGCTCTATGAGCGTCTTGTCGAGGAAGGCCTGCTCGCTGGCGTCGAGGCCAAGCACCTTGGGCGTTATCGTCTTGTTGACGTTCTGGACCGCCTTCAGGACGCCTTTCCCGAGGAACCGCTTCTGATCGCCGTCCCGCAGCTCGACCGCCTCCCGCGTGCCCGTGGACGCCCCCGAGGGCACGATCGCGCGCCCCTCCGCCCCGGACTCGAGGTGGACCTCGGCCTCGACGGTGGGATTTCCCCGCGAGTCAAGCACCTGCCTTGCGTGCACGTCGATGATCATCGTCATCTCTGATGCTCCTCCTCTCGACCGAATGTTATTACGGCTGAATGAATTCCTTTCCCCCCATGCGGACGGTAAGGACGGGGCAGTGGGAGTTGCGAACCACCTTCTCGGCGGTGCTGCCGAAGATGACGTGCTCCACGCCCGTGCGTCCATGCGTGCCGATCACTATCAGGCCGGCGCCGCATTCCCGCGCCTTCCGTATGATTTCGCGATAAGGGATTCCGACGGCCAGCATCGTATCAAAGTTCGCGAACCCGGAAAAGTGCGCGGCCGTGAACGCGTCCATGCTTTCCTTCGCGTACGACTCCATGCGGCCGCGGAGCAGCTCCAGCGGGACGTCCCCGCGGAACATGGGATCCAGGGCGGCGGGCTCGTCGAGGATATGGAGCACGGTGATCCGTGAGCCGAAACGCTCCGCAAGGAGCCTCGCGACCTTCGCGGCCTCGGCGGAGCAATCGGAAAAATCGGCGGGAAGAAGGATCTTCGAGAACATGACGCCTCCTCGCGGCGATTCGGAGCTGCGGCGGTGACCCGCTGGAGGAAACGCCCACGCGGGTCAAAAAAAAAAATCCCCGGCCACGAACTGCGCGCGGCCGGGGGATCGGGTTGTCCGCCTGCGGGAACCTGTGGATTATTTCTTCTTGCCGCCGACCGCTTCCTTAAGGGATTTGCCGGCCGAGAACTTGGGAACCTTCGCCGCCTTGATCTTGATCTGCTCGCCGGTCTGCGGGTTGCGGCCCAGACGGGCTTTCCGGTTGCTAACGCTGAACGTGCCGAACCCCGTCAGGGCGATCTTGTCGCCCTTCTTCAACGCCTTGCCAATCGCGGTGATGAATCCGTTGAGCGCTTTCTCCGCCACCGCCTTGCTGACGTCCGCCGCCTCAGCCATGGAAGCAACCAGATCCGCCTTCGTCATTTCCAGTCCTCCTTAAGAGAGTGTTATCAGGTTCCCGATTGCCCTAATGCCCGGCAGCCGGTAGGTCCGTCGCCACAAGTATTGTTCTCAATTAAGTCTGAAAGGAACTTTAGTGTCAAGGGAATTGTCAAAGAACGACGGGCCTTCGCGGGGTGCCCCGGGGCGCCATCAGTTTGAGGAGCAACATGCCGGCGAGGAACCCCCCGATGTGGGCCCACCATGCCACTCCTCCGGTAAGAGCCGAGGAGCTCCCGAGCGACATCGCGCCGCTCGCGAACTGGATCAGGAACCAGATGCCCAGAAAAACGAAGGCGGGGATTTCCACCACGGTGAAGAAAATGAAGATGGGCAGCAGCGTCACGACGCGCGCCCGCGGGAAGAGAAGGATGTACGCGCCCAGGACCCCCGCGATGGCGCCCGATGCGCCGAGGTTGGGAACCATCGAGTTGGACTGGAGCAGGATCTGCGCAAGGAACGAGACGACCCCGCACATAAGGTAGAATGCGAGGAAACGGCCGTGCCCCAGCATGTCCTCCACGTTGTCGCCGAAGATGTAAAGATAAAGCATGTTCCCTATTATGTGGAGCCACCCTCCGTGCAGGAACATCGCGAAAAACGGAGTGACTATTTCCACCGGGTTCGACAGGAACAGGTGCCGGAACCTGTAGGGGATTACCGCGTAGGCGTACAGAAAGTCGTTCACCGCGTCGCCGAGCGAAACCTGGTAGAGAAACACAGAAACGTTCAGCACGATCAGCGCGTAGTTGACGAACGGCGTCCGTGAGGAAGGAATCGTGTCTCGGATCGGGATGATGGGAAAGCGCTCCTTGCTGCGATGGTATATAAAAGATGTTACAGGCGCAGCCCGCAATTGGAAAGAGCGATCAGGCTGTTATAATGTCAGGTTATGCCTGAGAACAGGACGATAGCGATATGCATCGCGCTGTCTTTCCTGGCGCACCTGACGGCTCTGTTCCTCGCCTCTTTCGTTCCGTGGACCGCCCGAAAGGGCGAAAGCGTGATGGTGGTGGACATCGCCGATCTTCCGCGGGCGCAGGATTTTCTTCCTCCGAAAGCGGGGATCATGGAGGGAGCCCCGCCGAAGCCGGCGGAAAAGCGCGCGCCGCCCCCCCCGAGGGCAAGGGGGAGAGAGCCGGTTCCACCCCGGATGATGAAGGGACGAGTGCCGGACCTGCCGGTCAATCCCGCCCTTCCCGCCGAGGAAAGCTTCGCGAATGTGCGCCCGAAGGATACTCCCGCCGGCCAGCCGGGGAAGGAAGCCTCGCAACAGCCGGCGCGCTCCGCCGGTAAATCCGCCCAGGGCGGAACCGGGAGCGCGGGGAAACCGCTCAGGGACCTGAACCCTTCGCTGGGAGCGACGGTCCTGGCGATGGCAAAAAAAGACGGCCCTGGAAGCGGCTCCGGCCCGGGGAACGCGGTGGGAACCAGGGGAAAGGCCGGCGACAAGGGAGGGATCGTCGAGGAAGGCGGCGGGGGCGCGAGACTCACCGCCCTGAACGCCCCCGAAATCCAGTACATATCGTACTTCGCCGGCATCAAGCGGAAGATCGAGTTGGTATGGGGCTACCCCGCGGGCGCCAACGGCATCGAAGGAGACGTCATCATCGATTTCGTCATCGCAAGGAACGGCAAGCTGATGTCGGCCACAATGATCCGGAGTTCGGGGAATCGGGCGCTGGACGAAGAGGCCATAGGGGCGATCCGGAAAGGAGCCCCGTATTCACCGATCCCGTCGGATTACAACATATCGAACCTTCAGATCCGCGCCCACTTCGAATACACCGTGACGCACACCCGCATCCTGCGGTGACGGCTCACTCGCCCGCGATATTGTCGTAAGCCTCCGGGGAGAGAAGGGAGTCCGTCCCGGCGGAGTCCGCCGGCCGGACGACAAGCAGCCAACCTCCGCCGTAAGGGTCCGCGGTGATCGTTTCGGGGGATTGCTCCGCAACGGGATTGATTTCGACCACGGAGCCGGAAACGGGGCTCACGACTTCGCACACTGCCGAAGACGATTCGACAAGCCCGATAGGCTCGCCGGAGGCAATCTCCGTTCCGGGCGGGGGAAGCTCGACGTACACCGCATCGCCGAGATAACTACCCGGCACATGCGTCAGGCCCACGCGCACCAGGTCCGCCCCTTCCCGGCGAGCCCAGACGTGGGTCCGCGCATACAGCCGATCCGTCGGAACGCCCTGGTTCAGGTGCGGCTCCGCGCCGCCTGGAGCCGGGCGGCCTCCAGCGTGTTGCAAAGGAGCATGGCGATGGTCATCGGGCCGACACCGCCGGGAACGGGAGTGATCTTCCCCGCTATCTCCCTTGCCTCATCGAACGCCACATCACCGGTCAGCTTTCCGTCGGGAAGCCGGTTGATCCCCACGTCGATCACGACCGCCCCCGGCTTGATCCAGGAGCCGCGGACCATACCGGCCTTCCCCACCGCGGCAACGACGACATCGGCCGAACGCACCACGGACGGCAGATCCTGCGTGCGCGAATGGCACATCGTCACCGTGGCGTGGCGGGCGAGCAGCAGGAACGCTACGGGCTTGCCGACGAGTATGCTGCGACCGACGACGACTGCATGCTTGCCCTTAAGGTCGACCTTCTCGTGATCGAGCATCCTGAGGACTCCGTACGGAGTGCAGGGGATCAACCCCGGTCGCCCGGAGAGAAGGCGCCCCGCGTTCACGGGGTGCAGCCCGTCCACATCCTTGTCGGGGGAGATGGCTTCGATCACCCTGCTCTCCTCGATCCCGTCCGGAAGCGGGAGCTGGACGAGGATCCCGTGGACGGAGCCGTCCGCGTTGAGCCGCGCCACGAGATCCAGCAGCTCCTTCTCCGGCGTGGTCGCGGGCAGGTCGATCTGCCGTGAGAGCATCCCCGCTTCGATGCACGCTTTCCCCTTGTTCCGGACGTAGACGCGCGAGGCCGGATCCTCCCCGACGAGCACCGTTGCCAGGCAGGGGAGGATGCCGGTGCGGGCGGAGAACTCCGCCGCCTTCTCCTTGACCTCGGCGCGGACCGCCGCCGCGATGGCTTTTCCGTCTATCAGTTGAGCGGACATCGATGCCCTCCTCCGCGAAAATACACGGAGGGGTCGGAATCCTCCGCTCAGATTTTTTCAAAGGATTCTAACAGATATTACGCAAAATACGGCCCCGCCGTAGAAGCGGGTCCTCCTCCACTGAAGCTACAGAGGGTACTCCGTAGCTGTAAATCGGGAACGACGCGGAAGATTGCAGCGAAGGAGTATTATTCGGCTTTCGGGCAGCCGGCGCAGGCAGGTGAAGCATCCCCGCCGGAGGCGGGACAGGATGCCGGTTTCTTCGGCGCCTTCCCGTTACCCCCGTCGTGCGACTTGCTGCCGGGGTAGTCGTTGGCGTAAAAACCCGCTCCCTTCAGCACGAACGCGCCCGCGGAAATTTTCTTTTCCAGTTTCCCGCCGCATGACGGGCATCGCTTCAGGGGAGCGTCGTGTATTCCCTGAAGCTTCTCGGTGGTTCCGTTGCACTTGCGGCACTGATACTCGTAGATCGGCACGGTCTTCATCCTCGCATTGCAGGAGCGCGGTTCATGACCCGCTCCCAAAGTTGCGGGACGCCGCTGCCGTCGGCCGGCAGCGGCGTCCCGTGTTCGCCATTATACTTTAAATCAAGGGACGTTCCTTCGGCCAAAATAAGTTCAGGAACGTCCCCGGCTTCAAGTATTTAATACATCCCGCCGCCGCCCGGAGGCATCGGGGGCATCTTCTCCTTATCTTCCGGCTTCTCGGCGATCGCGCACTCGGTGGTGATCATAAGTCCCGCCACCGATGCGGCGTTCTGGAGGGCGACGCGCGTCACCTTCGTGGGATCGAGGATCCCGGCCTTGATCAGGTCTTCGAACTCCTCGGTGGCGGCGTTGTAGCCGAAAGCGCCCTTACCGTTCTTGATCTTGTCCACCACGACGCCGCCGTCCTGCCCGGCGTTGATGGCGATCTGCTTTGCCGGCTCGAACAGCGCCTTGCGGACGATGTCGAGGCCCGCCGCCTGGTCGTGGTCGAGCTTGACGCCGTCGAGGGACGAAGCCGCGCGGATGTAGGCCACGCCTCCGCCCGCCACGATCCCTTCCTCCACCGCCGCGCGGGTCGCGTGCAGGGCGTCCTCCACCCGCGCCTTCTTCTCCTTCATCTCGGTCTCGGTCGCCGCGCCGACGTTGATGACGGCAACGCCGCCGACCAGCTTCGCCAGACGCTCCTGGAGCTTTTCCTTATCGTAGTCGGAGGTGGTCTCCTCGACCTGCGCGCGGATCTGCTTCACCCGGCCCTCGATATCGGCCTTCTTGCCGGCGCCGTCGATGACCGTTGTGTTGTCCTTGTCTATCACGACGCGCTTGGCACGCCCGAGGTCGGAAAGCTGGACCGCCTCGAGCTTGATCCCCATCTCTTCCGCGATGGCCTTGCCGCCGGTGAGGATGGCGATGTCTTCCAGCATGGCCTTGCGCCGGTCGCCGAAGCCGGGGGCCTTCACGGCGCAGGCGTGCAGCGTGCCGCGGAGCTTGTTGACCACCAGGGTTGCAAGCGCCTCGCCCTCGACTTCTTCCGCCACGATGAGGAGCGGCTTGCTGGAGCGAGCGATCTGCTCGAGCAGCGGGAGCAGGTCCTTCATGTTGGAGATCTTCTTCTCGTGGATGAGGATGTACGGATCCTCGAGGATGACTTCCATCCTTTCGGGATCGGTGACGAAGTACGGGGAAAGATAGCCGCGGTCGAACTGCATCCCCTCGACGATCTCGAGGGTGGTCTCCATGCCCTTGGCTTCCTCGACGGTTATGACGCCTTCCTTGCCGACCTTCGACATCGCCTCGGAGATTATGTTGCCGATCGTCTCGTCGTTGTTCGCGGAAATCGTGCCGACCTGGGCGATTTCCTTCGGATCCTTGGTGGGCTTGGACATCCTCTTCAATTCGCCTGCCACCGCCTCGACCGCCTTGTCTACACCGCGCTTGAGGTCCATGGGGTTGTATCCCGCCGCCACCAGCTTGGAGCCTTCCTGGTAGATCTTCTGCGCCAGCACCGTGGCCGTCGTGGTCCCGTCGCCCGCCACGTCGCTCGTCTTGGAGGCGACCTCCTTCACCATCTGCGCGCCCATGTTTTCGAACTTATCG is a genomic window containing:
- the tig gene encoding trigger factor, with product MKTSVETVSGVEKRVRVVIPADEVGRKMEEGYAEVRKAVPVRGFRKGKAPMSMVKRLFKEHVEGEVAERLIKDSIHEAVKENDLRVLSTPDFDGGKLKEGEEFAFTVTFEVMPEVAAADYKGLPVTKEKVEITDAKVDAALSGLRESFASYHTVEERGAAEGDLLEVNISSSAGGDAIDSGESSSLILGGGMPFGKNFEDALAGAKAGDRKTIEVEYPEEAPNKKYAGKKVTFDVTVNAIREKKLPEFDEEFAKNFTDVKDLNDLRSRMAERLRAEGDERSRRNAEEHIRNGLLEKNTFDVPHSLVDRQIVLMIEDTAKRMASQGIDLKKVNMDFDKMRERFAPGAERIVRVSLLLEAVARQESIDVPYSDIEAEMKAMAEAAQMSFEKVREIYGDEERLDALRTQLLERKTMAFLLENATVKEEVASE
- the eno gene encoding phosphopyruvate hydratase, with the translated sequence MTMIIDVHARQVLDSRGNPTVEAEVHLESGAEGRAIVPSGASTGTREAVELRDGDQKRFLGKGVLKAVQNVNKTITPKVLGLDASEQAFLDKTLIELDGTPNKGKLGANAILSVSMAAARAAAEASGLPLYQYIGGIGGRTLPVPHMNILNGGSHADNNLDIQEFMVMPVGASSFAEALRMGAETFHNLKKVLKGKGLNTNVGDEGGFAPLLKSNAEAIEVILEAIVKAGYKPGKEIGIALDSAASEFGEKGKYTFRKSDGSTKDAEGMVRFYQDLCRQYPILSIEDGFSEDDWNGWKLFTKEMGTKVQIVGDDIFVTNPKILRKGIDEKASNSVLIKLNQIGTVTETIDAVEMAKRAGWTAVVSHRSGETEDSTIADLVVGLNTGQIKTGSASRTDRMAKYNQLLRIEEELGPAARFEGRGVFYNI
- a CDS encoding amidohydrolase, with the translated sequence MKAIDIHAHPSTQPWYDSMRPYFEALEAYYKTPFRVRKDEEMADEFRRADVGAMVIAWDAETSTKLPVTTNDYTASLRDRFPDAIVGAWASVDPWKGEDAVRELTRAVRDLNMVGVKFQGVAQAFFPNDRRFYPLYEKCVELSVPVQFHTGTTGLGAGTPGGMGLKLKYTQPIHLDDVAADFPGLTVIACHPSWPWQSEMIAILLHKANVYMETSGWSPKYFTPELKKEISGRLQDKIMFGSDYPVLTHERLFRDWDAEKYPSSVIEKIFLSNARRILRLP
- a CDS encoding zinc ribbon domain-containing protein codes for the protein MPIYEYQCRKCNGTTEKLQGIHDAPLKRCPSCGGKLEKKISAGAFVLKGAGFYANDYPGSKSHDGGNGKAPKKPASCPASGGDASPACAGCPKAE
- a CDS encoding 2,3-bisphosphoglycerate-independent phosphoglycerate mutase, translated to MAKRRFVALIVLDGWGYREETEANAIALADTPFYDRLWSDFPHTLIEASGERVGLPAGQMGNSEVGHLNIGAGRVVYQDIVRITKSIRTGEFFRAQAFCRAMDSARENGKALHLVGLLSDGGVHSLHTHLYALLEMAKKRGLPRVYVHAILDGRDTPPTSGIHHLQNLIGTMKEIGAGEVATVGGRYYAMDRDNRWDRVERAFKAMVRGEGKDMADPVAAVSGSYAAGKTDEFMEPAVIVRDGRPFGRISPGDSVIFFNFRADRTRELTRALMMDSFDRFPRPERLGLSYASMTVYDETFGFPTAFAPQTLENILASVFAANGVRNLRISETEKYAHVTYFFNGGEEKVFPGETRVLIPSPSVSTYDLQPEMSSHEVGARAEAEIASGNHDSMILNFANGDMVGHTGILSAAIKAVEAVDMNLRRVVEKIWERGGVALITSDHGNAELMVDPETGEPHTAHTTNPVPLIYADPSGKDTLLKEDRALEDLAPTILRLMDITPPPEMTGEDVRKR
- a CDS encoding TonB family protein; the protein is MPENRTIAICIALSFLAHLTALFLASFVPWTARKGESVMVVDIADLPRAQDFLPPKAGIMEGAPPKPAEKRAPPPPRARGREPVPPRMMKGRVPDLPVNPALPAEESFANVRPKDTPAGQPGKEASQQPARSAGKSAQGGTGSAGKPLRDLNPSLGATVLAMAKKDGPGSGSGPGNAVGTRGKAGDKGGIVEEGGGGARLTALNAPEIQYISYFAGIKRKIELVWGYPAGANGIEGDVIIDFVIARNGKLMSATMIRSSGNRALDEEAIGAIRKGAPYSPIPSDYNISNLQIRAHFEYTVTHTRILR
- a CDS encoding universal stress protein, whose amino-acid sequence is MFSKILLPADFSDCSAEAAKVARLLAERFGSRITVLHILDEPAALDPMFRGDVPLELLRGRMESYAKESMDAFTAAHFSGFANFDTMLAVGIPYREIIRKARECGAGLIVIGTHGRTGVEHVIFGSTAEKVVRNSHCPVLTVRMGGKEFIQP
- the gcvH gene encoding glycine cleavage system protein GcvH, encoding MNQGVPTDRLYARTHVWARREGADLVRVGLTHVPGSYLGDAVYVELPPPGTEIASGEPIGLVESSSAVCEVVSPVSGSVVEINPVAEQSPETITADPYGGGWLLVVRPADSAGTDSLLSPEAYDNIAGE
- a CDS encoding HU family DNA-binding protein, with translation MTKADLVASMAEAADVSKAVAEKALNGFITAIGKALKKGDKIALTGFGTFSVSNRKARLGRNPQTGEQIKIKAAKVPKFSAGKSLKEAVGGKKK
- the folD gene encoding bifunctional methylenetetrahydrofolate dehydrogenase/methenyltetrahydrofolate cyclohydrolase FolD, with the translated sequence MSAQLIDGKAIAAAVRAEVKEKAAEFSARTGILPCLATVLVGEDPASRVYVRNKGKACIEAGMLSRQIDLPATTPEKELLDLVARLNADGSVHGILVQLPLPDGIEESRVIEAISPDKDVDGLHPVNAGRLLSGRPGLIPCTPYGVLRMLDHEKVDLKGKHAVVVGRSILVGKPVAFLLLARHATVTMCHSRTQDLPSVVRSADVVVAAVGKAGMVRGSWIKPGAVVIDVGINRLPDGKLTGDVAFDEAREIAGKITPVPGGVGPMTIAMLLCNTLEAARLQAARSRT
- a CDS encoding rhomboid family intramembrane serine protease → MIPIRDTIPSSRTPFVNYALIVLNVSVFLYQVSLGDAVNDFLYAYAVIPYRFRHLFLSNPVEIVTPFFAMFLHGGWLHIIGNMLYLYIFGDNVEDMLGHGRFLAFYLMCGVVSFLAQILLQSNSMVPNLGASGAIAGVLGAYILLFPRARVVTLLPIFIFFTVVEIPAFVFLGIWFLIQFASGAMSLGSSSALTGGVAWWAHIGGFLAGMLLLKLMAPRGTPRRPVVL
- a CDS encoding PilZ domain-containing protein, with the translated sequence MTKGFFSRERRRKERRKRMATVIFTVQSGKEPSRVSSPVTGTVRDLSPLGMSVLTPKIAPDGIHVMYDTLMTTRNRIDATVFVEGDPPVRVSGKVVWFRGSEEPGGAYIFGMQFDKSNEEFEDGLSLR